From a region of the Acanthochromis polyacanthus isolate Apoly-LR-REF ecotype Palm Island chromosome 3, KAUST_Apoly_ChrSc, whole genome shotgun sequence genome:
- the LOC110958783 gene encoding synaptogyrin-3-like: MEPAGAYGAGKAGGVSFDPVAFFTHPRTVLRLLSWVFSMVVFSCIVNEGYINIGSERLLCVFNNNADACNYGVTVGVACFLGSIFFLILDIYFPSMSNVKDRRRAVLLDLIFSGLASFLWFVGFCFLANQWQMTSPDELPLAQGSDAARATIAFCFFSILTWAVLTLSALRRFLTGSNANLFTWQHLDQAPSNARATPYPIANGATIVTTNPYQAPPFTETLDPQKLTQQRPMAPAF; the protein is encoded by the exons ATGGAGCCAGCGGGCGCGTACGGCGCCGGGAAGGCCGGGGGCGTCAGCTTCGATCCGGTCGCCTTCTTCACGCATCCCCGCACCGTCCTCAGACTGCTGTCGTGG GTTTTCTCCATGGTGGTGTTCAGCTGCATCGTGAACGAGGGCTACATCAACATTGGCAGTGAGCGTTTGCTGTGTGTCTTCAACAACAACGCCGACGCCTGTAACTACGGCGTCACTGTGGGTGTGGCCTGTTTCCTCGGCAGCATCTTTTTCCTGATCCTGGACATTTACTTTCCCTCCATGAGCAACGTGAAGGACAGAAGACGTGCTGTCCTGCTGGACCTTATCTTCTCTG GTCTCGCCAGCTTCCTGTGGTTCGTCGGCTTCTGCTTTCTGGCCAATCAGTGGCAGATGACCTCTCCCGATGAGCTGCCGTTGGCTCAAGGCTCCGATGCCGCCAGAGCCACCATCGccttctgcttcttctccaTCCTCACCTGG GCTGTGCTGACACTGAGTGCGCTGCGACGCTTCTTAACTGGCAGCAATGCCAACCTGTTCACCTGGCAGCACCTGGACCAAGCCCCCAGCAACGCCCGAGCCACACCGTACCCCATCGCCAACGGCGCCACCATAGTGACCACCAACCCCTACCAGGCCCCGCCCTTCACTGAGACCCTGGACCCCCAGAAACTCACACAGCAGAGACCCATGGCGCCGGCCTTCTAG